In Halogeometricum sp. S1BR25-6, a single genomic region encodes these proteins:
- the artA gene encoding archaeosortase A yields MPGLLSDLLAWASILTFVAGALLYRRNDRAARYVSAAAWGLFAVFWLQLVPHFAFVHKSYIEGFLSLVAVPACLYTGYLLYSGRDSLFVLSKAVAAMGVIYLPFETIPAFTLLGLSVPAPQGVLMETVAAQTGFLVNALGYHPEMTTGDLGYHNMFVFMEGTHRITVSVVLACTGLGSIAIFGGLIAAVDAPLRRKARALAIAVPIIYALNLARTTFITIVFGEQYMHFFVDEILLLFGSSDPYMVSFFISDRIISQFLAVVALVGITYLVVREVPELLTIIEDVLYLVTGDEYDLREALDLEEPRSRGGSV; encoded by the coding sequence ATGCCCGGACTGCTGTCTGACCTCCTCGCGTGGGCGTCGATCCTCACGTTCGTCGCCGGCGCCCTCCTGTACCGCCGGAACGACCGCGCGGCGCGGTACGTATCCGCCGCCGCGTGGGGCCTCTTCGCCGTCTTCTGGCTCCAGTTGGTTCCGCACTTCGCCTTCGTGCACAAGAGCTACATCGAGGGGTTCCTCTCCCTGGTCGCCGTTCCGGCGTGTCTCTACACCGGCTATCTTCTCTACTCGGGGCGCGACAGCCTGTTCGTCCTCTCGAAGGCCGTCGCGGCCATGGGGGTCATCTACCTCCCGTTCGAGACGATTCCCGCGTTCACCCTGCTCGGACTGTCCGTTCCGGCCCCGCAGGGCGTCCTCATGGAGACCGTCGCCGCCCAGACCGGATTCCTCGTGAACGCCCTCGGCTACCACCCCGAGATGACGACCGGCGACCTCGGCTACCACAACATGTTCGTGTTCATGGAGGGCACGCACCGCATCACCGTCTCGGTCGTCCTCGCCTGTACGGGACTGGGGAGCATCGCCATCTTCGGCGGTCTCATCGCCGCCGTCGACGCTCCGCTCCGCCGGAAAGCCCGCGCGCTCGCCATCGCCGTTCCCATCATCTACGCGCTGAACCTCGCGCGCACGACGTTCATCACCATCGTCTTCGGCGAGCAGTACATGCACTTCTTCGTCGACGAGATACTCCTGCTGTTCGGGTCGAGCGACCCGTACATGGTGTCCTTTTTCATCTCCGACCGCATCATCAGTCAGTTCCTCGCCGTCGTCGCGCTGGTCGGCATCACCTACCTCGTCGTCCGCGAGGTGCCGGAACTACTGACGATCATCGAGGACGTGCTCTACTTGGTCACCGGCGACGAGTACGACCTCCGCGAGGCGCTGGACCTCGAAGAACCCCGAAGCCGCGGCGGGAGCGTCTGA
- the dph5 gene encoding diphthine synthase: MLTFIGLGLYDERSITVEGREALAEADRAFAEFYTSHLVGATVDDLEAAHGIDIEVRDRAGVEQHPEDILDAAEEGNTAFLTAGDTMISTTHVDLRLRAVERGIETRLIHGVTAQSAAGGLTGLQNYRFGKAVTLPFPYAHGADGVPKSVAESIEANRERGLHTLVYLDIKADRDEYMTGDYAAGVLADGWKDVLGVVVARAGSESPVVAADRLSVLADREFGDPLHMLVIPGDVHHVEADALRALGGAPDDVVEENEV, translated from the coding sequence ATGCTCACCTTCATCGGACTCGGTTTGTACGACGAGCGGTCGATAACCGTCGAGGGGCGCGAGGCCCTCGCCGAGGCGGACCGAGCGTTCGCGGAGTTCTACACCAGCCACCTCGTCGGCGCGACGGTCGATGACCTCGAAGCCGCCCACGGCATCGACATCGAGGTGCGGGACCGTGCGGGCGTCGAGCAGCATCCCGAGGATATCCTCGACGCCGCCGAGGAGGGGAACACCGCCTTCCTCACCGCCGGCGACACGATGATATCGACGACGCACGTGGACCTTCGCCTCCGCGCCGTGGAACGCGGTATCGAGACGCGCCTGATTCACGGCGTGACCGCGCAGTCGGCCGCCGGCGGTCTGACCGGACTGCAGAACTACCGCTTCGGGAAAGCGGTGACGCTGCCGTTCCCGTACGCTCACGGCGCCGACGGCGTGCCGAAGAGCGTCGCCGAGTCCATCGAGGCGAACCGCGAACGCGGCCTGCACACGTTGGTCTACCTCGACATAAAGGCCGACCGCGACGAGTACATGACCGGCGACTACGCTGCCGGGGTGCTCGCCGACGGGTGGAAGGACGTGCTGGGCGTCGTCGTCGCGCGGGCGGGCAGTGAGTCACCCGTCGTCGCCGCCGACCGCCTGTCCGTCCTCGCCGACCGGGAGTTCGGCGACCCGCTACACATGCTCGTGATTCCGGGCGACGTCCACCACGTCGAAGCCGACGCGCTCAGAGCGCTCGGCGGCGCGCCGGACGACGTCGTCGAGGAGAACGAGGTGTAG
- a CDS encoding HalOD1 output domain-containing protein, whose product MSGETSRAGTAERPLGDPSRENVIYEIITLVAEVKEGDPLSLRPVSEVVDPESIETLLTGSKTDVDIAFPYEGGYVRVDESRVWFEYDYDLP is encoded by the coding sequence ATGTCTGGAGAGACTTCACGCGCCGGTACGGCGGAACGCCCGCTCGGGGACCCCTCCCGAGAGAACGTCATATACGAGATTATCACCCTCGTCGCCGAGGTGAAGGAGGGTGACCCCCTGTCGCTTCGACCCGTCTCGGAGGTGGTAGACCCCGAATCCATCGAGACGCTCCTCACGGGGTCGAAAACGGACGTCGATATCGCCTTCCCGTACGAGGGCGGGTACGTGCGGGTGGACGAGTCGAGGGTCTGGTTCGAGTACGACTACGATTTGCCGTGA
- a CDS encoding tyrosine-type recombinase/integrase — MQEKNIPPHDGVQRYLNDRKPELSQKSLYNYRISVNQFADWCTDQNIRYLRELDGDLIAQFKDYRLEQVATITARNDMRVIKNFIEFCESIHAVFSGLAELVRIPKTTEQDEICDDFLTKEEADAILEFLGKHQYASHRHVILLLLWKTGARISGLRTLDVDDIDSTGPTVQIRHRPDTGTPLKNDERGERNVFVTEETMEVIQDFIEHQRPNTTDEYDRKPLIATRHGRAAHTTIQRHVYSATRPCNYNGGNCPWDKRPETCEANTWDGASKCEGSVSPHALRRGYVTAARNAGQPKDVTGERVNMSGRVLDKHYDKGNHQEKANRRQDHLRDI; from the coding sequence ATGCAAGAGAAAAACATCCCTCCGCATGATGGAGTACAGCGGTACCTGAACGACCGGAAACCCGAGCTCTCACAGAAGAGTCTCTACAACTACCGAATCTCCGTGAACCAGTTCGCAGACTGGTGCACCGACCAGAACATCCGTTACCTGCGAGAACTCGACGGCGACCTCATCGCCCAGTTCAAAGACTACCGACTCGAACAGGTAGCAACGATAACCGCACGCAACGATATGCGGGTCATCAAGAACTTTATCGAGTTCTGTGAGTCTATCCACGCCGTCTTCAGTGGCCTTGCCGAGCTCGTCCGTATTCCGAAGACGACCGAGCAGGACGAGATATGTGACGACTTCCTCACGAAAGAAGAGGCCGACGCGATACTCGAATTCCTCGGAAAGCACCAGTACGCCAGTCACCGCCACGTTATCCTGCTCCTCCTTTGGAAGACGGGAGCTCGAATCAGTGGGCTTCGTACTCTCGACGTAGACGACATAGACTCAACCGGTCCTACCGTACAGATTCGACACCGACCAGATACCGGTACGCCTCTGAAGAACGACGAGAGGGGAGAGCGGAACGTGTTCGTGACGGAGGAAACGATGGAGGTGATACAGGACTTCATCGAACACCAGCGCCCGAACACGACGGACGAATACGACAGGAAGCCTCTCATTGCGACGAGACACGGTCGGGCGGCACACACGACGATACAACGGCACGTCTACTCTGCGACCCGTCCCTGCAACTACAACGGCGGGAACTGCCCGTGGGACAAGAGACCGGAGACGTGCGAAGCAAACACTTGGGATGGAGCGTCGAAGTGTGAAGGTTCAGTAAGTCCTCATGCGCTACGGAGAGGATACGTGACCGCGGCACGTAACGCTGGTCAGCCTAAGGACGTGACCGGGGAGAGAGTCAACATGAGCGGCCGTGTCCTCGACAAGCACTACGACAAAGGCAACCACCAAGAGAAAGCTAATCGCCGCCAAGACCACCTGAGGGACATATGA
- a CDS encoding class I SAM-dependent methyltransferase yields the protein MNVPCVRVPTSEGEATRRALAERDLVDQSHEITVREGSLYIPVTDAAAARAEFDVVEFDAAARETQTMPADILGFDPTYERLGDVVILDEDDPDRARSIADAVADSALRARTVVNRASKVKGELRVREWDVLVGGSTETVHREYGCEFLLDIAQVYFSPRLATERHRVVEQVREDERAFDMFAGVGPFAVPMAKRGAEVVGCDLNAAAVDYLRENARRNDVEERLTAVEGDVREVAGDYEGWADRLVMNLPHSAGEFLDAAVRLAGEECVLHYYDIQHEDDPFGPGIEAIRAAAEPAYDVQVDTERVVRSYAPHEYNVCLDVTLTAR from the coding sequence ATGAACGTCCCCTGCGTCCGCGTCCCGACGAGCGAGGGGGAGGCGACGCGGCGCGCCCTCGCGGAACGCGACCTCGTGGACCAGTCCCACGAGATCACCGTCCGCGAGGGGTCGCTGTACATCCCCGTGACCGACGCCGCTGCCGCCCGCGCGGAGTTCGACGTGGTCGAGTTCGACGCGGCGGCCCGCGAGACGCAGACGATGCCCGCCGACATCCTCGGCTTCGACCCGACCTACGAGCGACTCGGCGACGTGGTCATCCTCGACGAGGACGACCCCGACCGCGCCCGGAGCATCGCCGACGCCGTCGCCGACTCGGCCCTCCGCGCCCGAACGGTCGTCAACCGCGCCTCGAAGGTGAAAGGGGAACTCCGCGTCCGCGAGTGGGACGTGTTAGTCGGAGGGAGCACGGAGACGGTCCACCGCGAGTACGGCTGTGAGTTCCTCCTCGACATCGCGCAGGTGTACTTCTCCCCCCGACTGGCGACCGAACGCCACCGCGTGGTCGAGCAGGTCCGCGAGGACGAACGCGCCTTCGACATGTTCGCCGGCGTCGGCCCGTTCGCCGTTCCGATGGCCAAACGCGGCGCCGAGGTGGTCGGCTGCGACCTGAACGCCGCCGCCGTCGACTACCTCCGCGAGAACGCCCGCCGCAACGACGTCGAAGAGCGCCTGACCGCCGTCGAAGGCGACGTGCGGGAGGTGGCCGGCGACTACGAGGGCTGGGCCGACCGACTCGTGATGAACCTCCCGCACAGCGCCGGGGAGTTCCTCGACGCCGCCGTCCGACTGGCCGGCGAGGAGTGCGTCCTGCACTACTACGACATCCAGCACGAGGACGACCCGTTCGGTCCCGGAATCGAGGCCATCAGAGCGGCCGCGGAACCGGCGTACGACGTACAGGTCGACACCGAACGCGTCGTGCGGTCGTACGCGCCCCACGAGTACAACGTGTGTCTCGACGTGACGCTCACCGCGCGCTGA